The region tgtgtattccctgactggttggcaagtggttgctggaggttgatgGCTGTCACTACTGTGAAATTGTAACCAGGAAGGTGTTGCACCACAAGCCTCCTTGTGTTTCCTTTGGTCGTAAGCAGACTGTTGAGGTTTGCATGGAGTACTctgacttgtctgcaaataCTCACAAACTATTTGCTGTAGAAATCTGTAGAGTCTTTCATACAATCACTGCCTAACCAGCTGAGGagtacacatttttccctagctACTGGTTGTTACCAAAGGTTGCTGAcaggtctctaggcctgtgtgccTGAGACCCTACTCTATTTCTCTGCTACTCTTTTACTTCACCCACCCGGTTGTTAAGTGTTGTGCAGCTGGCGTCGCTCCTCTGTTCGTGCATCGGTGCAATAAGACTCCACTGGTTGATTTCAGGTTGATAGCGCTCTGCACTGCTGAGTCGTACATGCCCGTCGTAGCCTCCCAGGGCATAGATGAACCCGTTCAACACAGTCACACTCACATAGCAGCGGCGGAAGTGCATGGGCCCCACCTCATTACAGGCGCGAGTGGTCAGGTCAAACCTACGGACGCTGCTGAAATGCTCCACCCTGTCGAAGCCACCAATGAAGTAGACGTACCCGTTGAGGAAGGCGGCTCCATGATAAGCACGAGGACACTCGAGGTTGTTCGTTACGTTTACCCAGCGGTTAGCCCGGCAATCGTAGGCCTCGATGCCGTTAGTTGGATCACCACCACTCCACCCCCCAATGGCCAGCAGGATGGAATGAGGCAGGCGGGGACGAGCAAGAGGGTGACACAAGCCAGACATGAAGGGTCTGCTTCCTAGACCATGTATGTCTAAGATGACATTACTTATCATGGACACGCACTCAGAATTGGCCCCCACCAGCTCACTAGACAGCAAATTGTCCTTTAGGTAGTCTGACGTCATCAATCCCAGTCGGACCTACAGAGAGATGACAGAAGAGAATATGACTATGAATTTCAACTACATCAGTTTTAGTAAACTCAAGCTTCTTTAGGATAATGCTCCTAATGTTGTTTAATTTTCTTATTGCTAGCAAGAGAGCGACCAAAGTCAGACACCATTAGTCTTTTCGTCAGCAGGGACAGTTTTTAGTCATAGCCCTAGCAACTATacttaataaatataatttattctATAGCATGTGTGTAGAGATCTGATACGGTTTTAATGCTCTTGAAGAGAATTTCTTAAATGTGGTTTGGCTACAGCTGAAAAGAGCAACATCTTGAGATATTAAAGCATCCTTATACCCAGATGGATCGACTCAATCTATGACTTAAATGCTGAAGATTTAAGTCCAAACTAAATGTAGTAATGAAAGTTTATAGACCTTGGGCAACAGAGCGGTGAGGTGTTGTTTCCGTTCTGCAGGTACATGGCTAATCCACTTTGTAAGCACTTCATACACAGTGGTCTCCAACTGCACATTGAGGTCGTCTCTATCAAGGATGTCAGCAAGTTCCTCCACAGTTAGCTGCAGGAACTCCTCCTCAAGAACAACCTGCTTAAAGTTATTGATGATGTAGTGGTAGGCCTTGGCGCGTAGTTCGGGTGATAAGCATACTTTTGTGAACTGCCAAATGTCAACGCAGTTCTCTGGGCACAGTTGCTCCCCGAGGAAGTCAGAGCAGAGTTTCACAATGTCCATTGCATTGAATTGATCAGCTGCCATGAGAAGTTCCACTACATTTTCCCCCGTTATGGAAACTGAGCCAGTGTATGCAAAGTCAATGATGAGTCCCATCATCTCAGGAGACACGCCAGGTATGTTGAAGACCTGTTTGTCTGGGTTGCTCCAGCGGCTGAAAAGAGCCCTGAGGGTAGAGATGGAGACAGAGtagagaatattaaaaggtgtGGAGGCAACAAGATAATAAACTATGTCATGCACAAgcaagataaatatataaaatctgTTGACAGGAATGGAAATGATTTCCTAATTACATGTGTTGCTATGTGATTACTGTGATAGTCTTGTAATGTCTAGTCCATATTGCCATAGAGTATATAACtccaaaacagagtttgtacatgttTAGTGCgcttgattgttgggttttcaaTGTCTTTATTACATTGGCACCATGTTTATGAAGCTTTTGCCAAACACAATGCAGTCCCACACcacgacagagcctccaccgtgttttaaaGTTAACtctagacactcactgttgtacctctatGACAAATGTTGAAATCAACTCCATAAGGCCAGTTTGCTCTGATCTTTAGTCTAGTTATTGcataatttggcatacctcagtctGTTTCCTTTCCTTATGGAAGTTCCAGTGCATGTTGCTTAATTACAGTCTCTGTTTTCCTTCCAcaaccatttctgatgaggtttcATGATAAGTAGATGGATTAAATGGTTTTGTGTCAGGAATTTGCTGGacttcttaaggacatgactttcggatactgttcatctgctgtagatcatTACTTTTTTATGTGTGCTACTCCTTGTTTTGTCTTTAACGCTGGTTCTTCACTAAGTTGTGTGTTATGTGTAGAAACAATAATGGTTCATCCTTCGAGTTATGGTAGGTgtcctttttatgcttgaatgattcatagatcAGCATTaaatggcttaacaaacaaataaacaaatgaacaaaaactcATCTATAAACTTTTGCTCAGCGTATGACTTTATAACAGAGTTCAATCTTTTTAGTATCAGTAAGCCTGGTGTGTTTTATTGGGTTGATAAGAGTGCATCAAAATGTTGTAActtaataaaacacataaattaGACTTCAGTTCAACACAGTCTGAATTTAGTTCATATAATCACCAAGTGATTCACAGTGCTTTTTAAATGGCACATTTACTGAAGTGGAATCTCTGTGAAGGTAAAGATGAaatctgcaaatgtttgcattaTGTTTTGGGTGTATCTGTCAGTTGACCGTGACAAAGTCTTTCTATCACAAAAGTTTTATGATTCAACCCGTTCCTTTTTGTTGGCACTGTTTCACAGACTAAGTACATGAATTACATTTTTCACAGGTATAAACCAGTCAACTGTCCTTCACATTATCAGGTAAGCAACTCACCTGAAGTACGGCGTACAGTTACACAGGATGACCCTGTGGACCGGAAATTCAACATCCTCCACTTTGATGATTGCATCACAAAATTGTCCCTCCGAACGGAGTTCATTATACACTGAGCTCGACTTGTATGGCGGCTGGCCTTCTTCACTCATCTTGAGTTTTGTGActgtttttcttagtttttttgtcTGAAGTTTGTCTTGAAGTGTTCAGATCACAAAATCAAATCTAACTGTGGAATTTGGGGAATGGAGCCTATGACATCATCATGACTTGGCAACAGTTGCCCCATAGaattgttttgaaatgtatatTTACATTGTTTTAATGAACCTTTCATTGCATAAAagctttgttttgatttgatttggattttaaaaaatgcatatgaGCCTCACAGATAGCATACAGCATTTTGTATGTTTGCCTCACAGAGGTCAACTAGTAAAATAAGCACTTCAAAACACTCTTACGAATGGACTACAATATCATATTTAGCTCACATTTAACCTTAATAGgccatttttttaataaaatgactTTGTAATATCCGAACACAGATATTACAAAGTGTGATTCATGGCTAAGCTGTTTTCTTGGGTTGTATTAGACTTTTATCTAGTTGGAAAAATGGGCTCCTGCACTTTACTGATGTACAATAGTagtaagaaacaaacaaacaaacaaaacacatataTACACTGTATGTATAGTACAAGACTGTTATAATGACGGTGCTTGACAGTATTACCTCAAACAGGTGCAAGCAGTCACCTGTCTGAGCACAGACTGCAGATCTGTTGTTGAGCAATTTCTTTCCATTCATAGATATATGCAGCATCCAGCTGCAATGGGTTCTGGTTGCCTCTAATGAACATGCCAGCCCAAAATTACCCAGGCATATTCAGTGGGAGAGATATCAACACTAAATGCTGGCCAAGGAAGTGTCTGGATATGCTAGTGATCTCTGGCAATGTGGAGGCGACACTCAAACTGCCACAGGCCGGGTTGTCGTACAGGTTAGAGAACTTCATCTCGATAGCTCTGTCAAGTCACTTCCACCAAGAACAGTCAGATGGTCATGCAAGGGATCACGTGGGATCATGCGTCATGCATGCTCAGCCTGGCATCAGGATGCTTCAGTCAGATGCAGCAGGGTGGCAGTGATGACAGTATAAGGCATACACCTGCTTCTAATATTGAGACTCGTGCCTTGAGAATGCGGCACCCGTCTATGCATCcagacaggttgccagtctgtcacagagagacagaaaggacattcacactcacacctatGACTAATTAAGAATTGCCA is a window of Maylandia zebra isolate NMK-2024a linkage group LG22, Mzebra_GT3a, whole genome shotgun sequence DNA encoding:
- the LOC112429731 gene encoding kelch-like protein 10, whose amino-acid sequence is MSEEGQPPYKSSSVYNELRSEGQFCDAIIKVEDVEFPVHRVILCNCTPYFRALFSRWSNPDKQVFNIPGVSPEMMGLIIDFAYTGSVSITGENVVELLMAADQFNAMDIVKLCSDFLGEQLCPENCVDIWQFTKVCLSPELRAKAYHYIINNFKQVVLEEEFLQLTVEELADILDRDDLNVQLETTVYEVLTKWISHVPAERKQHLTALLPKVRLGLMTSDYLKDNLLSSELVGANSECVSMISNVILDIHGLGSRPFMSGLCHPLARPRLPHSILLAIGGWSGGDPTNGIEAYDCRANRWVNVTNNLECPRAYHGAAFLNGYVYFIGGFDRVEHFSSVRRFDLTTRACNEVGPMHFRRCYVSVTVLNGFIYALGGYDGHVRLSSAERYQPEINQWSLIAPMHEQRSDASCTTLNNRIYICGGFNGNECLQTAEYYNPESNQWTMISPMNSRRSGIGVIAYADHVFAVGGFDGNNRLRTAEAYNPHSNTWNLVSSMLTPRSNFGIEVIDDRLFVVGGFNGFTTTSNVEYYDTLTNEWYEACDMEIFRSALSCCVVSGLCNMTEYTFPRDFLPLANVPEEAMESAEST